A DNA window from Actinomadura luzonensis contains the following coding sequences:
- a CDS encoding Clp protease N-terminal domain-containing protein — protein sequence MTTPIVRAAHDQAAAAGDDWVSPLHVVLALLAEDSLAARVLREAGLDRARALKVLRHGERPGHGAGGFANPAFHTLYGVARGLALAAGHRAPGPEHWLLALAYDAWDREATTLHVFGVDPAGVVAALRAHGVATPPLDPPAHVPWRGRHQVVVPAAELRPLLDRLNAEHPAGSEWRWGWNWVDDDMGRAVVTAEEGIDLAPAAGGPSSGGRPSAPGGSPGSPGGGRA from the coding sequence ATGACGACCCCGATCGTACGGGCCGCCCACGACCAGGCCGCCGCGGCCGGGGACGACTGGGTGAGCCCGCTGCACGTCGTGCTCGCCCTGCTGGCCGAGGACTCCCTCGCCGCGCGCGTCCTGCGCGAGGCGGGGCTGGACCGGGCGCGGGCGCTCAAGGTGCTGCGCCACGGGGAGCGGCCGGGCCACGGCGCGGGCGGCTTCGCCAACCCCGCCTTCCACACCCTGTACGGGGTCGCCAGGGGCCTGGCGCTGGCCGCCGGTCACCGGGCGCCCGGCCCCGAGCACTGGCTGCTGGCGCTGGCCTACGACGCCTGGGACCGGGAGGCGACGACGTTGCACGTGTTCGGCGTGGACCCGGCGGGCGTCGTGGCGGCCCTGCGCGCCCACGGCGTCGCGACGCCGCCGCTGGACCCGCCCGCGCACGTGCCCTGGCGCGGCCGCCACCAGGTGGTGGTGCCGGCCGCCGAGCTGCGTCCGCTGCTCGACCGGCTGAACGCCGAGCACCCGGCGGGCTCGGAGTGGCGGTGGGGCTGGAACTGGGTGGACGACGACATGGGCCGCGCGGTGGTCACGGCCGAGGAGGGGATCGATCTGGCTCCCGCCGCAGGTGGACCATCGTCAGGTGGTCGTCCATCCGCTCCCGGTGGGTCTCCCGGTAGCCCAGGCGGCGGTAGAGCTTGA
- the coaE gene encoding dephospho-CoA kinase, producing the protein MLKIGLTGGIGSGKSEVSKRLAAHGAVVIDADKIAREVVEPGTVGLARVVAVFGDEVLRPDGTLDREKLGSIVFADSEKLAALNGIVHPLVGERVAALQAEAPDDAVVVYDVPLLAENKLAPMYDVVIVVDAADEVRIRRLAEFRGMAEADAKARIAAQASREDRLAVADVVIPNEGTLEELDGRVRDVWDQLRRRAARG; encoded by the coding sequence GTGCTGAAGATTGGGCTCACCGGCGGCATCGGCTCCGGCAAGAGCGAGGTGTCCAAGCGGCTGGCGGCACACGGGGCCGTCGTGATCGACGCCGACAAGATCGCCCGTGAGGTCGTCGAGCCCGGCACGGTCGGGCTGGCGCGGGTCGTCGCCGTCTTCGGCGACGAGGTGCTGCGCCCGGACGGGACGCTCGACCGGGAGAAGCTCGGCTCCATCGTCTTCGCCGACAGCGAGAAGCTGGCGGCGCTCAACGGCATCGTGCACCCGCTGGTGGGGGAGCGGGTGGCGGCGCTGCAGGCCGAGGCGCCCGACGACGCGGTCGTCGTGTACGACGTGCCGCTGCTGGCCGAGAACAAGCTCGCCCCCATGTACGACGTGGTCATCGTGGTGGACGCGGCCGACGAGGTGCGCATCCGGCGGCTGGCCGAGTTCCGGGGGATGGCGGAGGCCGACGCCAAGGCCCGCATCGCGGCCCAGGCGAGCCGGGAGGACCGGCTGGCGGTGGCCGACGTCGTCATCCCCAACGAAGGGACGCTGGAGGAGCTGGACGGGCGGGTCAGGGACGTCTGGGACCAGCTCCGGCGTCGCGCCGCCCGCGGCTGA